The following are encoded in a window of Gavia stellata isolate bGavSte3 chromosome 17, bGavSte3.hap2, whole genome shotgun sequence genomic DNA:
- the TSSC4 gene encoding U5 small nuclear ribonucleoprotein TSSC4 has product MGDQDGGEPFLGIVAGGATDYDGALPSDTVSLSDSDSDDLGLADEAEVDTISPEEPSVDDGDDRSGETPESSNSSHRSPVQPFHLRGMSSTFSLRSQSIFDCLEEAAKLSVPSMPDDNVVDGRFKRPLPPATVSSNMVPESLGKQARPVQAPKTSPAVPDYVAHPERWTKYSLDGVSESTDKTNRAVAMEFLEGLKKRGEEQISATQDSYTPYFNQDPSSCGAGRIVFSKPVKRGVDGLEKKTSAGEDDKKHMKRDLKGKSFKKADDLREEDKVELGHLDSGSGKATEEEECMMAGDLNTEGKLSARCSGAGEEPSVGTVGFHCSKKKNRKNFRPKVDDEGEEEES; this is encoded by the coding sequence ATGGGAGATCAGGATGGAGGTGAACCCTTTCTGGGGATAGTGGCTGGTGGTGCCACAGACTACGACGGAGCTCTGCCCTCAGACACAGTGTCGCTCAGCGATTCTGATTCTGATGATTTGGGGTTAGCAGATGAAGCGGAAGTTGATACAATATCCCCTGAGGAGCCGTCTGTAGATGATGGGGACGACAGATCAGGGGAGACCCCCGAATCTTCAAACAGCAGTCACAGATCTCCTGTCCAGCCGTTCCATCTGAGGGGCATGAGTTCTACGTTCTCTCTCCGTAGCCAGAGTATTTTTGATTGCCTGGAAGAGGCGGCGAAGTTGTCTGTGCCCTCAATGCCTGACGATAACGTTGTTGATGGGAGGTTTAAGCGTCCTTTGCCTCCAGCCACAGTTTCAAGTAACATGGTTCCAGAAAGCCTGGGAAAGCAAGCCAGACCAGTGCAGGCTCCCAAAACCTCTCCTGCAGTGCCTGACTACGTGGCACACCCAGAGCGCTGGACCAAATACAGCCTAGATGGGGTTTCAGAGTCTACTGACAAGACTAACAGGGCAGTGGCCATGGAATTTCTAGAGGGTTTGaagaaaagaggggaggaaCAAATCTCAGCTACCCAAGATAGCTACACCCCATACTTCAACCAGGACCCTTCCAGCTGTGGAGCTGGCAGGATTGTCTTCAGCAAACCAGTAAAAAGGGGTGTTGATggactagaaaagaaaacatcagcaGGGGAGGATGATAAGAAACACATGAAAAGAGatctgaaaggaaaatcttTTAAGAAGGCTGATGACTTGAGGGAGGAGGATAAGGTAGAGCTGGGGCACTTAGATAGTGGAAGTGGAAAGGcaacagaggaggaggagtgcaTGATGGCGGGGGACCTGAATACAGAAGGTAAGCTTAGTGCAAGGTGTAGTGGTGCAGGTGAAGAGCCATCGGTGGGAACAGTTGGATTCCATTGCAGTAAGAAGAAGAATAGGAAAAATTTCCGACCTAAAGTAGACGatgaaggggaagaggaagagtcCTGA